From the Streptomyces sp. KMM 9044 genome, one window contains:
- a CDS encoding site-2 protease family protein has translation MDASGGRGQPRSGNDESTERHAGSPVGEPSTDGDRPGPAEPTPTTSDTFDDMGNTGNTGNTGNTGNTGNAGNAGNTGNTGNAGNAGNTGNAGNAGNAGNAGNGGNVNGADGVDGRTAAPPAEHTPASSGNGVSQTRSTPAETGSTARNGTPGQHSAPVRPAVNRDPRSPDESVAQGDAPEGHAGRRTDPGQSRRPDPFHKPQRHPDRIHAHAAPGKEAVPRRPPEQQRRGGLLMGRPFGVPVYVAPSWFLVAILITWVFGGQIDRVLPELGAASYLVSLFFAVAFYASVLVHELAHTLAALRFKLPVRRIQLQFFGGVSEIEKEAETPGREFVLAFVGPLLSLVLSGLFYLGLLAVDPGSVPGVLLAGLMISNLIVAVFNLLPGLPLDGGRMLRAVVWKITGKPMSGTVAAAWVGRALAISVLIGLPLLTQSGALGSDAADSVGMDTVLDALLAAILAAIIWTGAGNSLRMARLREHLPELRARALTRRAVPVETDTPLSEALRRANVAGARALVVVDLDGTPLSLVREAAIVGVPEHRRPWVAVGGLAQDLTDGMRVSAELAGEELLEALRAAPATEYLVVEATGEIYGVLSAADVERAFVKAMARPA, from the coding sequence GTGGACGCAAGCGGCGGACGCGGGCAGCCGCGCTCCGGCAACGACGAGTCGACCGAGCGCCACGCGGGGTCCCCGGTGGGCGAACCCTCCACGGACGGAGACCGCCCCGGCCCGGCCGAGCCCACCCCGACCACCTCGGACACCTTCGACGATATGGGCAACACGGGCAACACGGGCAACACGGGCAACACGGGCAACACGGGTAATGCGGGTAATGCGGGCAACACGGGCAACACGGGTAATGCGGGTAATGCGGGCAACACGGGTAATGCGGGTAATGCGGGTAATGCGGGTAATGCGGGCAACGGGGGCAACGTGAACGGTGCGGACGGTGTGGACGGCCGGACTGCCGCGCCGCCCGCCGAGCACACTCCGGCGAGCTCCGGAAACGGTGTGTCACAGACCCGCAGCACCCCGGCGGAGACCGGGAGCACGGCTCGGAACGGAACACCCGGGCAGCACTCCGCCCCGGTGCGGCCTGCGGTGAACCGTGACCCGCGGAGCCCGGACGAGAGCGTCGCCCAGGGCGACGCGCCTGAGGGCCACGCCGGCCGCCGGACCGACCCCGGCCAGTCCCGCCGGCCCGACCCGTTCCACAAGCCTCAGCGGCACCCCGACCGCATCCACGCCCACGCGGCGCCCGGCAAGGAAGCCGTACCGCGGCGCCCGCCGGAGCAGCAGAGGCGCGGAGGACTGCTGATGGGGCGCCCGTTCGGTGTGCCCGTCTACGTCGCCCCCAGCTGGTTCCTCGTCGCCATCCTCATCACCTGGGTCTTCGGCGGTCAGATCGACCGAGTGCTGCCCGAACTCGGCGCCGCCAGCTACCTGGTCTCACTGTTCTTCGCCGTCGCCTTCTACGCCTCGGTCCTGGTCCACGAACTCGCCCACACACTGGCCGCCCTCCGCTTCAAGCTCCCGGTGCGCCGCATCCAGCTCCAGTTCTTCGGAGGCGTCTCCGAGATCGAGAAGGAGGCCGAGACACCCGGACGGGAGTTCGTGCTCGCCTTCGTGGGACCGCTGCTCTCCCTCGTCCTGTCCGGCCTGTTCTACCTCGGACTGCTCGCGGTGGACCCCGGCTCCGTGCCCGGCGTCCTGCTGGCCGGCCTGATGATCTCCAACCTCATCGTCGCCGTCTTCAACCTCCTGCCCGGCCTCCCCCTCGACGGCGGACGCATGCTCCGCGCGGTCGTCTGGAAGATCACCGGCAAGCCGATGAGCGGCACCGTCGCCGCCGCCTGGGTCGGCCGCGCCCTCGCCATCTCGGTCCTGATCGGCCTCCCCCTGCTCACCCAGTCCGGAGCCCTCGGCTCCGACGCCGCCGACAGCGTGGGCATGGACACCGTCCTCGACGCCCTGCTCGCCGCCATCCTCGCGGCGATCATCTGGACCGGCGCCGGCAACAGCCTGCGCATGGCCCGCCTGCGCGAGCACCTGCCGGAACTGCGCGCCCGCGCCCTGACCCGCCGCGCGGTGCCCGTCGAGACCGACACCCCCCTCTCCGAGGCGCTGCGCCGCGCCAACGTCGCCGGAGCCCGCGCTCTCGTCGTCGTCGACCTCGACGGCACCCCGCTGTCCCTGGTGCGCGAGGCCGCCATCGTCGGCGTACCCGAGCACCGTCGCCCCTGGGTCGCGGTCGGCGGGCTCGCCCAAGACCTCACCGACGGCATGCGCGTCTCCGCCGAACTCGCGGGGGAGGAGCTCCTCGAAGCCCTGCGGGCCGCTCCCGCCACCGAGTACCTGGTCGTCGAGGCGACCGGCGAGATCTACGGCGTCCTGTCCGCGGCCGACGTCGAGCGCGCCTTCGTCAAGGCCATGGCCCGCCCCGCCTGA
- a CDS encoding tRNA (adenine-N1)-methyltransferase: protein MSEPTGAARRRGPFKVGDQVQLTDPKGRHYTFTLEAGKNFHTHKGSFPHDELIGAPEGSVVRTTGNVAYLALRPLLPDYVLSMPRGAAVVYPKDAGQILAFADIFPGARVVEAGVGSGSLSSFLLRAIGDQGMLHSYERREDFAEIARANVERYFGGPHPAWQLTVGDLQDNLSDTEVDRVVLDMLAPWECLEAVSKALVPGGILCCYVATTTQLARTVESIREIGSFNEPTAWESMIRNWHVEGLAVRPDHRMIGHTGFLLTARRLADGVEPPMRRRRPAKGAYGEDYSGPNADAGTAR, encoded by the coding sequence ATGTCCGAACCGACCGGTGCCGCCCGCCGCCGCGGGCCCTTCAAGGTCGGGGACCAGGTACAGCTGACCGACCCCAAGGGCCGCCACTACACGTTCACGCTCGAGGCCGGGAAGAACTTCCACACCCACAAGGGTTCCTTCCCCCACGACGAGCTGATCGGCGCACCCGAGGGCAGCGTTGTCCGCACCACCGGGAACGTCGCCTACCTCGCGCTGCGCCCCCTGCTCCCCGACTACGTCCTGTCCATGCCCCGTGGGGCAGCCGTCGTCTACCCGAAGGACGCGGGACAGATCCTCGCCTTCGCCGACATCTTCCCCGGCGCCCGCGTGGTGGAGGCCGGGGTCGGCTCCGGCTCACTCAGCAGCTTCCTGCTGCGCGCCATCGGCGACCAGGGCATGCTGCACAGCTATGAACGCCGCGAGGACTTCGCCGAGATCGCCCGGGCGAACGTGGAGCGCTACTTCGGCGGCCCGCACCCCGCCTGGCAGCTCACCGTCGGCGACCTCCAGGACAACCTGTCCGACACCGAGGTCGACCGGGTCGTCCTCGACATGCTCGCCCCCTGGGAATGCCTGGAGGCCGTCTCCAAGGCCCTCGTCCCCGGCGGCATCCTCTGCTGCTACGTCGCGACCACCACCCAGCTCGCCCGGACCGTCGAGTCCATCCGCGAGATCGGCTCCTTCAACGAGCCGACCGCCTGGGAATCGATGATCCGCAACTGGCACGTCGAAGGTCTCGCCGTCCGCCCGGACCACCGGATGATCGGCCACACCGGTTTCCTGCTCACCGCCCGCCGCCTCGCCGACGGCGTGGAGCCCCCCATGCGCCGCCGCCGCCCCGCCAAGGGCGCCTACGGCGAGGACTACTCGGGGCCCAACGCCGACGCGGGCACCGCACGCTGA
- a CDS encoding response regulator: MAIRVLLVDDQPLLRTGFRMILEAEQDIAVVGEAGDGLQAQDQVRALQPDVVLMDIRMPRMDGVEATRQITGPERNGPAKVLVLTTFDLDEYVVEALRAGASGFLLKDAPANELVQAIRVVADGEAMLAPSITRRLLDKYATHLPSGDEPVPDTLHTLTDREVEVLKLVARGLSNAEIAADLFVSETTVKTHVGHVLTKLGLRDRVQAAVYAYESGLVCPGAQ; encoded by the coding sequence GTGGCCATCCGCGTCCTACTGGTCGATGACCAGCCGCTGCTGCGCACCGGCTTCCGGATGATTCTGGAGGCCGAGCAGGACATCGCGGTCGTCGGCGAGGCCGGGGACGGCCTCCAGGCCCAGGATCAGGTGCGGGCGCTGCAGCCCGATGTGGTGCTGATGGACATCCGCATGCCGCGGATGGACGGTGTGGAGGCGACCCGGCAGATCACCGGCCCCGAGCGGAACGGCCCGGCGAAGGTCCTGGTTCTGACGACGTTCGATCTCGACGAGTACGTGGTGGAGGCGCTGCGCGCGGGCGCCAGCGGCTTTCTGCTGAAGGACGCCCCGGCCAACGAGCTGGTGCAGGCGATCCGTGTGGTGGCCGACGGTGAGGCGATGCTCGCCCCGAGCATCACGCGCCGGCTGCTGGACAAGTACGCCACGCATCTGCCGTCCGGTGACGAGCCGGTGCCGGACACGCTGCACACGCTGACCGACCGTGAGGTCGAGGTGCTGAAGCTGGTGGCGCGGGGACTGTCCAACGCGGAGATCGCCGCGGACCTGTTCGTCAGCGAGACGACGGTGAAGACACACGTCGGTCATGTCCTGACGAAGCTCGGACTGCGCGACCGGGTGCAGGCCGCGGTGTACGCGTACGAGAGCGGGCTGGTGTGTCCGGGGGCGCAGTAG
- a CDS encoding ABC transporter substrate-binding protein encodes MNRKTLVLAATIGLLAPVLAGCGDTDGGSGGDAIVVGTTDRFTATEDAPAPVDPAYAYDIGTWNILRQTLQTLLIQPRGDGEPVPEAAETCGFTDSGNERYSCTLREGLKFSNGDSITAADVKYSIDRALAVQSDSGVFALLSTIDTVETQGDREVIFHLKSADATFPYKLSTPVAGIVPEDSYDRDKLREGFEIDGSGPYTFETKVEGGELVSVTYAKNPFYKGSLKVGHDKIEMRSYESAEAMGEALEADDIDVMTRSMSPEQIQELANASEGAVDLVESPGLEIRYLAFNTKAPSVETKAVRQAMAQTVNRSELVAKVYGSQAEPLYSLVPASVTGHSNAFFNKYGDPDVSKARELLEEAGITTPVKMTLHYTTDHYGPATKAEFEQLSEQLNDSGLFDTDIKGAAWDTFRPDGQKGKFDVYGMGWFPDFPDADAFIAPFLDEDNFLNSPYANSEIRKELIPESRRQADRLSAADSLNQIQDIVAEDVPVLPLWQGKQYVAAHDDIIGTAYLVNSSSSLQLWELGRGVSG; translated from the coding sequence ATGAACCGCAAGACTTTGGTGCTGGCGGCCACGATCGGACTGCTCGCGCCGGTACTCGCCGGCTGCGGCGACACCGATGGCGGGAGCGGCGGCGACGCGATCGTCGTCGGCACCACGGACCGGTTCACCGCCACGGAGGACGCGCCCGCGCCGGTCGACCCCGCGTACGCCTACGACATCGGTACCTGGAACATCCTGCGCCAGACCCTGCAGACCCTGCTCATCCAGCCGCGCGGCGACGGTGAACCGGTGCCCGAGGCGGCCGAGACCTGCGGCTTCACCGACTCCGGCAACGAGCGGTACAGCTGCACCCTGCGCGAAGGCCTGAAGTTCTCGAACGGTGACTCCATCACCGCCGCCGATGTGAAGTACTCCATCGACCGTGCCCTCGCCGTGCAGTCCGACAGCGGTGTGTTCGCGCTGCTGTCCACCATCGACACCGTCGAGACGCAGGGCGACCGTGAGGTGATCTTCCACCTCAAGTCGGCGGACGCCACCTTCCCGTACAAGCTGTCCACCCCGGTCGCGGGCATCGTTCCCGAGGACTCCTACGACAGGGACAAGCTGCGCGAAGGGTTCGAGATCGACGGGTCGGGCCCGTACACCTTCGAGACCAAGGTTGAGGGCGGTGAACTGGTCAGTGTCACCTATGCCAAGAACCCCTTCTACAAGGGTTCCCTGAAGGTCGGCCACGACAAGATCGAGATGCGCTCCTACGAGAGCGCCGAAGCCATGGGCGAAGCACTCGAGGCCGATGACATCGACGTCATGACCCGCAGCATGTCGCCGGAGCAGATCCAGGAGCTTGCCAACGCCTCCGAGGGCGCCGTCGACCTGGTCGAGTCGCCGGGTCTGGAGATCCGCTACCTGGCCTTCAACACCAAGGCCCCCAGCGTGGAGACCAAGGCCGTCCGCCAGGCCATGGCCCAGACCGTCAACCGCAGCGAGCTGGTCGCCAAGGTCTACGGCTCCCAGGCCGAACCGCTGTACTCGCTGGTTCCCGCGTCCGTCACCGGTCACTCCAACGCGTTCTTCAACAAGTACGGCGACCCCGACGTCTCCAAGGCCCGCGAGCTGCTGGAGGAGGCCGGGATCACCACCCCGGTGAAGATGACGCTGCACTACACGACCGACCACTACGGTCCCGCCACCAAGGCGGAGTTCGAGCAGCTCAGCGAACAGCTCAACGACAGCGGCCTGTTCGACACCGACATCAAGGGCGCGGCCTGGGACACCTTCCGGCCGGACGGCCAGAAGGGCAAGTTCGACGTCTACGGCATGGGCTGGTTCCCCGACTTCCCGGACGCCGACGCGTTCATCGCGCCGTTCCTGGACGAGGACAACTTCCTCAATTCGCCGTACGCCAACTCCGAGATCCGCAAGGAACTGATCCCGGAGTCCCGCCGTCAGGCCGACCGGCTGTCCGCCGCCGACAGCCTGAACCAGATCCAGGACATCGTGGCCGAGGACGTGCCCGTGCTGCCCCTGTGGCAGGGCAAGCAGTACGTCGCCGCGCACGACGACATCATCGGGACCGCGTACCTGGTCAACTCCTCCTCCTCGCTCCAGCTGTGGGAGCTGGGACGCGGCGTGAGCGGCTGA
- a CDS encoding HAD family hydrolase — MTSTVPAPGALSPSLRSGRPRGPRAAGGSPLQAVFLDMDGTLVDTEGFWWDVEVEVFASLGHTLDDSWRHVVVGGPMTRSAGFLIEATGADIPLAELAVLLNDGFEERIADTLPLMPGAARLLAELAEYDIPTALVSASHRRIIDRVLTSLGPQHFALSVAGDEVPRTKPHPDPYLAAAVGLGVNPLRCAVVEDTATGVASAEAAGCHVVAVPSAAPIEAAARRTVVPSLEAVDLTFLHGLMTEVRQGFTERGAT; from the coding sequence ATGACCAGTACGGTTCCCGCGCCCGGCGCCCTTTCCCCGTCCCTCCGGTCCGGCAGACCGCGGGGGCCCCGCGCGGCCGGAGGATCCCCCCTCCAGGCCGTGTTCCTGGACATGGACGGCACCCTGGTCGACACCGAGGGTTTCTGGTGGGACGTCGAGGTCGAGGTGTTCGCCTCCCTCGGCCACACCCTCGACGACTCCTGGCGCCACGTCGTGGTCGGCGGCCCCATGACCCGCAGCGCGGGCTTCCTCATCGAGGCGACCGGGGCCGACATCCCCCTCGCCGAACTGGCGGTGCTGCTCAACGACGGCTTCGAGGAGCGTATCGCCGACACCCTGCCGCTCATGCCCGGCGCAGCCCGGCTGCTGGCAGAGCTGGCCGAGTACGACATCCCCACAGCCCTGGTCTCCGCCTCGCACCGGCGCATCATCGACCGGGTGCTCACCTCGCTGGGACCCCAGCACTTCGCACTGTCGGTCGCCGGCGACGAGGTCCCGCGCACCAAGCCGCACCCCGACCCGTATCTGGCCGCCGCCGTCGGACTCGGCGTGAACCCCCTGCGGTGCGCCGTCGTAGAGGACACGGCGACCGGTGTCGCCTCCGCCGAGGCCGCGGGCTGCCACGTCGTCGCGGTGCCCTCGGCGGCTCCGATCGAGGCGGCCGCCAGGCGAACCGTCGTCCCCTCGCTGGAAGCCGTCGACCTCACCTTTCTGCACGGCCTGATGACGGAAGTGCGCCAGGGGTTCACCGAGCGTGGAGCGACGTAA
- the metH gene encoding methionine synthase — protein sequence MASLPLTPSPDSRARVAALREALATRVVVADGAMGTMLQAQDPTLEDFENLEGCNEILNLTRPDIVRSVHSEYFDAGVDCVETNTFGANHSAASEYDIADRVHELSEAGARLAREAADEHAARDGRTRWVLGSIGPGTKLPTLGHIGYGTIRDGYQANAEGLLAGGADALIVETTQDLLQTKASVLGARRAMEVTGVEVPLLASMAFETTGTMLLGSEIGAALTALEPLGIDMIGLNCSTGPAEMSEHLRYLTRHSRIPLLCMPNAGLPVLTKDGAHFPLDPEGLADAQDTFVRDYGLSLVGGCCGTTPEHLRQLVERVRDVTPPQRTPQPEPGAASLYQSVPFRQDTSYLAIGERTNANGSKKFREAMLEGRWDDCVELAREQIREGAHMLDLCVDYVGRDGVADMEELAGRFATASTLPIVLDSTEVPVLRAGLEKLGGRAVVNSVNYEDGDGPESRFARVAQLAGEHGAALIALTIDEEGQARTAGKKVEIAERLIDDLTGNWGIHEEDILIDCLTFTICTGQEESRKDGIATIEGIRELKRRHPKVQTTLGLSNISFGLNPAARILLNSVFLDECVRAGLDSAIVHASKILPIARFSEEEVTTALDLIHDRRREGYDPLQKLMQLFEGATAKSLKAGKAEELAALPLDERLKRRIIDGERNGLEADLDQALETRKALDIVNDTLLGGMKVVGELFGSGQMQLPFVLQSAEVMKNAVAHLEPHMEKTDEDGKGTIVLATVRGDVHDIGKNLVDIILSNNGYNVVNLGIKQPVSAILDAAAQHRADVIGMSGLLVKSTVIMKENLEELNQRGLAADFPVILGGAALTRAYVEQDLHEIYQGEVRYARDAFEGLRLMDALIGIKRGVPGAQLPERKQRRVRAATVEIDERPEAGHLRSDVSVDNPVPEPPFWGTRVIKGIQLKEYASWLDEGALFKGQWGLKQARAGDGPTYGELVETEGRPRLRGLLDRLQTDNLLEAAVVYGYFPCVSKDDDLIVLDDAGNERTRFTFPRQRRGRRLCLADFFRPEESGETDVVGFQVVTVGSRIGEETARMFEANAYRDYLELHGLSVQLAEALAEYWHARVRSELGFAGEDPAVMEDMFALKYRGARFSLGYGACPDLEDRAKIAGMLRPERIGVHLSEEFQLHPEQSTDAIVIHHPEAKYFNAR from the coding sequence ATGGCCTCGTTGCCGCTGACCCCTTCCCCCGACAGCCGGGCCCGTGTGGCCGCGCTCCGAGAGGCCCTCGCCACCCGCGTGGTGGTCGCCGACGGAGCGATGGGCACCATGCTCCAGGCGCAGGACCCCACGCTCGAGGACTTCGAGAACCTCGAAGGCTGCAACGAGATCCTGAACCTGACCCGCCCGGACATCGTCCGCTCGGTCCACTCCGAGTACTTCGACGCCGGAGTCGACTGCGTCGAGACCAACACCTTCGGCGCCAACCACAGCGCCGCGTCCGAGTACGACATCGCCGACCGTGTGCACGAGCTCTCCGAGGCGGGCGCCCGCCTCGCCCGGGAGGCCGCCGACGAGCACGCCGCGCGCGACGGCCGCACCCGCTGGGTACTCGGCTCCATCGGACCCGGCACCAAGCTGCCGACCCTCGGTCACATCGGCTACGGCACGATCCGCGACGGCTACCAGGCCAACGCCGAGGGCCTGCTCGCGGGCGGTGCCGACGCGCTGATCGTCGAGACCACCCAGGACCTCCTGCAGACCAAGGCCTCGGTCCTCGGCGCCCGCCGCGCCATGGAGGTGACCGGCGTCGAGGTGCCGCTACTGGCCTCCATGGCGTTCGAGACCACCGGCACCATGCTCCTGGGCTCCGAGATCGGCGCAGCGCTCACCGCCCTGGAGCCGCTCGGCATCGACATGATCGGCCTGAACTGCTCCACGGGCCCCGCCGAGATGAGCGAGCACCTGCGCTACCTCACCCGGCACTCCCGTATCCCCCTGCTGTGCATGCCCAACGCCGGCCTGCCGGTCCTCACCAAGGACGGCGCCCACTTCCCGCTCGACCCCGAGGGCCTGGCCGACGCCCAGGACACCTTCGTCCGCGACTACGGCCTGTCCCTGGTCGGCGGCTGCTGCGGCACCACCCCCGAACACCTGCGCCAACTCGTGGAACGCGTGCGGGACGTCACCCCACCCCAGCGCACCCCCCAGCCGGAGCCGGGCGCCGCCTCCCTCTACCAGAGCGTGCCCTTCCGTCAGGACACCTCGTACCTCGCGATCGGCGAGCGCACCAACGCCAACGGCTCCAAGAAGTTCCGCGAGGCCATGCTCGAGGGCCGCTGGGACGACTGCGTGGAACTGGCCCGCGAACAGATCCGCGAGGGCGCGCACATGCTCGACCTGTGCGTCGACTACGTCGGCCGCGACGGTGTCGCCGACATGGAGGAACTCGCCGGCCGGTTCGCCACCGCCTCCACCCTGCCGATCGTGCTCGACTCCACCGAGGTCCCCGTCCTGCGGGCCGGCCTGGAGAAGCTCGGCGGCCGGGCGGTCGTCAACTCGGTGAACTACGAGGACGGCGACGGCCCCGAGTCCCGCTTCGCGCGCGTCGCGCAGCTGGCCGGGGAGCACGGAGCGGCGCTGATCGCGCTGACCATCGACGAGGAGGGCCAGGCCCGCACCGCCGGGAAGAAGGTCGAGATCGCCGAACGTCTCATCGACGACCTGACCGGCAACTGGGGCATCCACGAGGAGGACATCCTCATCGACTGCCTCACCTTCACCATCTGCACCGGCCAGGAGGAGTCCCGCAAGGACGGCATCGCCACCATCGAGGGCATCCGCGAGCTGAAGCGCCGCCACCCCAAGGTGCAGACCACCCTGGGACTGTCGAACATCTCCTTCGGCCTCAACCCGGCCGCCCGCATCCTGCTCAACTCCGTCTTCCTCGACGAATGCGTCAGGGCCGGACTGGACTCGGCGATCGTGCACGCGTCGAAGATCCTGCCCATCGCCCGCTTCAGCGAGGAGGAGGTCACCACCGCCCTCGACCTCATCCACGACCGGCGCCGCGAGGGCTACGACCCGCTGCAGAAGCTCATGCAGCTCTTCGAGGGCGCCACCGCCAAGTCCCTGAAGGCCGGCAAGGCCGAGGAACTGGCCGCGCTGCCGCTGGACGAGCGCCTCAAACGGCGGATCATCGACGGCGAGCGAAACGGCCTGGAGGCCGACCTCGACCAGGCGCTCGAGACCCGCAAGGCCCTCGACATCGTCAACGACACGCTGCTGGGCGGCATGAAGGTGGTCGGTGAGCTGTTCGGCTCCGGCCAGATGCAGCTCCCGTTCGTGCTCCAGTCCGCAGAGGTGATGAAGAACGCGGTCGCCCACCTGGAACCGCACATGGAGAAGACCGACGAGGACGGCAAGGGCACCATCGTGCTCGCCACCGTCCGCGGCGACGTCCACGACATCGGCAAGAACCTGGTCGACATCATCCTGTCGAACAACGGCTACAACGTGGTCAACCTCGGCATCAAGCAGCCCGTCTCGGCGATCCTGGACGCCGCCGCTCAGCACCGGGCCGATGTCATCGGCATGTCCGGACTGCTGGTGAAGTCCACAGTGATCATGAAGGAGAACCTGGAGGAGCTCAACCAGCGCGGCCTGGCCGCCGACTTCCCGGTGATCCTCGGCGGCGCCGCACTGACCCGCGCCTACGTCGAACAGGACCTGCACGAGATCTACCAGGGCGAGGTCCGCTACGCCCGCGACGCCTTCGAGGGCCTGCGCCTGATGGACGCACTCATCGGCATCAAGCGCGGCGTGCCCGGCGCCCAGCTGCCGGAGCGGAAGCAGCGCCGGGTCCGCGCGGCCACCGTGGAGATCGACGAGCGCCCCGAGGCCGGTCACCTCCGCTCGGACGTCTCCGTCGACAACCCGGTCCCCGAACCCCCGTTCTGGGGCACCCGTGTGATCAAGGGCATCCAGCTCAAGGAGTACGCGTCCTGGCTCGACGAGGGTGCCCTGTTCAAGGGCCAGTGGGGCCTGAAGCAGGCCCGCGCCGGCGACGGGCCGACGTACGGGGAACTCGTGGAGACCGAGGGCCGGCCCAGGCTGCGCGGCCTGCTGGACCGGCTCCAGACGGACAACCTGCTCGAGGCGGCCGTGGTGTACGGCTACTTCCCGTGCGTCTCCAAGGACGACGACCTGATCGTCCTGGACGACGCGGGCAACGAACGCACCCGCTTCACCTTCCCCCGCCAGCGTCGCGGCCGCCGGCTGTGCCTGGCCGACTTCTTCCGCCCGGAGGAGTCCGGCGAGACCGATGTCGTCGGCTTCCAGGTCGTCACCGTCGGTTCCCGCATCGGCGAGGAGACCGCGCGGATGTTCGAGGCCAACGCTTACCGTGACTACCTGGAGCTGCACGGGCTGTCCGTGCAACTGGCCGAGGCGCTCGCCGAGTACTGGCACGCGCGCGTGCGTTCCGAACTGGGGTTCGCCGGTGAGGACCCGGCCGTGATGGAGGACATGTTCGCCCTGAAGTACCGGGGCGCCCGCTTCTCACTGGGCTACGGCGCCTGCCCCGACCTGGAGGACCGCGCCAAGATCGCCGGGATGCTCCGGCCGGAGCGCATCGGCGTCCACCTGTCCGAGGAGTTCCAGCTGCATCCTGAACAGTCCACGGACGCCATTGTGATCCATCACCCGGAGGCCAAGTACTTCAACGCCCGCTGA
- a CDS encoding RecB family exonuclease gives METSTGAAGRSESMPVVAADAPVTAGEAATGGDTAMATGATAAPAARPPAPPASLSPSRAGDFMQCPLLYRFRVIDRLPEKPSEAATRGTLVHAVLERLFDAPAAERTVPRAKALVPGQWDRLRKSRPEVVELFAEDPEGERLARWLAEAEQLVERWFSLEDPSRLEPAERELFVEAELDSGLRLRGIIDRVDVAPTGEVRIVDYKTGKAPRPEYAEGALFQMKFYALVVWRLKQVIPRRLQLVYLGSGDVLTYDPVRADLERVERKLLALWEAIRQATETGDWRPRPTKLCGWCDHQAHCPEFGGTPPPYPLPVRTTGPAVG, from the coding sequence ATGGAGACGAGCACCGGGGCCGCGGGGCGGTCCGAGAGCATGCCTGTCGTGGCTGCGGATGCGCCGGTCACGGCCGGGGAGGCGGCAACGGGAGGGGACACGGCGATGGCGACCGGAGCCACCGCGGCGCCTGCCGCGCGGCCCCCCGCGCCGCCCGCCTCGCTGTCCCCGTCGCGCGCCGGTGACTTCATGCAGTGTCCGCTGCTGTACCGGTTCCGGGTCATCGACCGGCTGCCGGAGAAGCCGAGCGAGGCGGCGACGCGGGGCACGCTGGTGCACGCGGTGCTGGAGCGTCTGTTCGACGCTCCGGCCGCCGAGCGCACCGTGCCGCGGGCGAAGGCTCTGGTCCCGGGGCAGTGGGACCGGCTGCGGAAGTCGCGTCCGGAGGTCGTGGAGCTGTTCGCCGAGGATCCGGAGGGTGAGCGGCTGGCGCGCTGGCTGGCGGAGGCGGAGCAGCTGGTGGAGCGCTGGTTCAGCCTGGAGGATCCGAGCCGCCTGGAGCCCGCCGAGCGGGAGCTGTTCGTGGAGGCCGAGCTGGATTCCGGGCTGCGGCTGCGCGGCATCATCGACCGGGTGGATGTGGCTCCCACCGGCGAGGTGCGGATCGTCGACTACAAGACGGGCAAGGCACCGCGGCCGGAGTACGCGGAGGGCGCGCTGTTCCAGATGAAGTTCTACGCCCTGGTGGTGTGGCGGCTGAAGCAGGTGATCCCGCGCCGGCTGCAGCTGGTGTACCTGGGCAGCGGGGATGTGCTGACGTACGACCCCGTCCGCGCGGATCTGGAGCGCGTCGAGCGCAAGCTGCTGGCGCTCTGGGAGGCGATCCGGCAGGCCACGGAGACGGGTGACTGGCGGCCTCGCCCCACCAAACTGTGCGGCTGGTGCGACCACCAGGCGCACTGCCCGGAGTTCGGCGGCACTCCCCCGCCTTATCCGCTGCCGGTGCGGACGACCGGGCCCGCCGTGGGCTGA
- a CDS encoding ferredoxin, whose product MSVQQEAGAEGEDLEVWIDQDLCTGDGICAQYAPEVFELDIDGLAYVKGPDDELLQAAGAATHVPLPIVTDVVDSAKECPGECIHVRRVADGVEVYGPDAW is encoded by the coding sequence ATGAGCGTGCAGCAGGAGGCCGGAGCCGAGGGCGAGGACCTGGAGGTCTGGATCGACCAGGACCTGTGTACCGGCGACGGCATCTGCGCACAGTACGCGCCCGAGGTGTTCGAGCTGGACATCGACGGGCTGGCGTATGTGAAGGGTCCGGACGACGAGTTGTTGCAGGCCGCGGGGGCGGCGACGCACGTGCCGCTGCCGATTGTCACGGATGTGGTCGATTCCGCGAAGGAGTGCCCGGGCGAGTGCATCCACGTGCGTCGGGTGGCGGACGGCGTGGAGGTGTACGGCCCGGACGCCTGGTGA